DNA sequence from the Liolophura sinensis isolate JHLJ2023 chromosome 1, CUHK_Ljap_v2, whole genome shotgun sequence genome:
AGACAAAATCACCGAAGAAAGTCACAAAGAAACCAGCTGCTAAGAAACTCCAATCTCCTGTCAAAAAAGTTACTAAGAAGGCGAAATCTCCGAAAAAGGTGGCAAAGAAACCGGCGTCTAAGAAACCAGCCAAGTCCCCGAAGAAACCAGCAGTCAAGAAACCAACCGCTGAAAAACCTGCTGCTAAGAAGCCAGCAACCAAGAAAACAAAGGCTTAACCAGTTTGACCCTGTCTTctccaacggcccttttcagggccatcCAATCCTCCTGAAAGAGATCTTTCAATTTAAGCActccatcatttatttatattttatgtactgtTTATTTGCGGAATATGCCTACCGCGCCCCTCtccatgttacatatacaaatTGCAATTACATAAAAGATTACTTAATAACATGGTTTGAGCCCACAGTTAAACAACTCAGTGTTCCAGCTTCAACACTCTGAGCTCTAGGTGACAAGACTTGCCGTATGTAATTACCCAAGCTTAATACACTGCTTTTCAGATTTAAATTAATCAGTGATAGAAACGTTCTCATTGGAGTCCAGGACGAGTAGGTCTTTTTAAGATATTTCTTTGTTAAACTGGAATATAGCCTGCAACAAAGAAGAACATGAAATTAAACATTACCTAATTTGGCCATCGTACATCGACCTTCAGTTTTAAGTACGCTTGCGTACCTTCCAGTTTCAGTCTTCAGGTGATGTTACCGGCATCTGAAACGTAGAACAGCTAAAAAAAACTGGAAGAGTAACTATTATAAAAAGCATTATACTATTATTCGGGATGTTTAAAGGAGACCCCTGTAGAGGCAAATAATTTGTATAAAAAGGTCTTTTATAGTTCGCATAACACTGCAAAAATAACTATTTCTTTTTGAGCCTAATAacaattttcaagtaaaacaaaatgcacattTCTTAGCCCTAACCATACATTCTATTCTTAATCTTATATTTTCTCACAGTTCCATATAAATTAGTTATTTGTTATTACTCACAACCTCAAAAAATCATtgcaaaatacaataaaatcaACCAGTTTGAAGATTAAATATGCTGGTCAATTAATAACTAGACAATGTGCACTGATATACATgttcttttcaaattttctcTAATTAATCATAATAGGCATAGAACATAATATAGCCCTAGTTGCTTGTCTCCCCGACCTCCACGTAATGAGTTTCGTTGTGTGCCCCTCAGAAGGTGTTTGTATACACAATAATAGGCACTAAGGCGGCGTGGACAACACTGTCTGGGCCATGACATCAATACAAAGGCTGACTTATTACACCGATTCTGCGAGGCAACGTGATACAGCCCACTGTTACCACAACACTTTTACTCAAGCTGTTCCATTTGACATTTGGCATAAACAACTCATATCAATTGTTCAGCAAAGAGAGACATATACGTAAAATCCACACGCAAACGTCTTCCCATTTTAACAAATCCTACAGTTTCTTAAGGCCGTGTTTTTATTTAAGAATAGTTGGTGTTACTTTGAATTAAGTTAAATGGCAAATATAATGAATcgaaatatatgtgtacatgtttcatACAATTTGAAACGTTATATCTCCAGAGCTATGAAACGACTTATCAAAAACTTTTCCtgctgttttgtgttttcatgtaaacACCAACTTTTACCCTATCCTGTCCTGTCCTTTTATGATACTCCACTGGTAAAACTGACTTGCATTGTATCAGTGTAAAaaccttgagtatggcgttaaataacaatgaaataaatgaaagcatacTGTTCAGGGAGagtttaaaattacatttctcaaAACTAGGAGGATTCTAAATTTGCTCCAGCTGGAAAAAATCGCCCTCATTCCACCAAtggttttctgtatattttagcCAATCAAAGACAGTACAGAATAACCAATCACACACAAGCGCGCCTCCTTCACAGCCAATGGATGGAAGTCACGCACGAGTGGTAGTGGCCTTAAATGCTCATGTAGTCCACTGACAGGTCACACTTGATCCAGTCTTGCAGCAGATCACAGCATTAGACGAAATGGCCCGGACAAAGCAAACCGCCAGGAAATCTACAGGAGGAAAGGCTCCCCGAAAACAGCTTGCCACAAAGGCAGCCAGGAAGAGCGCCCCAGCCACTGGTGGTGTCAAGAAACCTCACAGATACAGGCCCGGAACAGTGGCTCTCCGTGAAATTCGTCGTTACCAGAAGAGCACTGAACTTCTCATCCGCAAACTGCCCTTCCAGCGTCTGGTGCGTGAAATCGCCCAGGATTTCAAGACGGATCTGCGTTTCCAGAGCTCTGCCGTGATGGCTCTACAAGAGGCCAGCGAATCTTACCTGGTGGGTTTGTTTGAGGACACAAACCTGTGTGCCATCCACGCCAAACGTGTCACCATTATGCCTAAGGATATCCAATTGGCCAGACGTATCCGAGGAGAGAGAGCTTAAATTTCACGGAATACCTCCATTACcttccaacggcccttttcagggccaaccaaaaCCTCGAGAGAATCTTTCTATCTATGcgcatttttacattttctacaCGTACTTTTGATAATAGGGATATATTTTCTATCCTTTTGTGGTATGCGCAGTATTCCTGACACATTACCAGTTCCTGAGTATAATCTTGAGAAAACCATGTATAATGTTTCCTTTACTGACAACATAAGATGTGGAGAAAGTCTAATGCCCCCAATTTCTTGATCATATGGCTACTAAAGACTTAAACAATGTTTATTAGGGTTATATTGCATCAAGACCTCAAAACAAGTTTAAAATATGGCAGTGTGAGGACTTGAAGTCGATCACATGTTAGGTGTT
Encoded proteins:
- the LOC135474033 gene encoding histone H3, with product MARTKQTARKSTGGKAPRKQLATKAARKSAPATGGVKKPHRYRPGTVALREIRRYQKSTELLIRKLPFQRLVREIAQDFKTDLRFQSSAVMALQEASESYLVGLFEDTNLCAIHAKRVTIMPKDIQLARRIRGERA